The DNA sequence CGAACGCGACACGCTCGTCACCGTCACGGCCTTCCACATCAAGGAGCGCAACCGTGTCCTCTATCTGCCCAATGACGTCGTCACCCAGTCCGGTGAACTGACCACGAAGGGTGTGGAGTTAGAAGCAAGCCACCGCCTGCCCGGCGATTTCGAACTGCTGGTCAATTATGGCTACAACAAGCTCAAGTCCGAAGTGAACAGCAGCCTCGACTATATGCCGCGCCACACCGCGTCGATCTGGTCGACCAAGAGCTTCGGTGTCGTGGGGGGCGCGCGACTGAGGCTCGGCGCGGGCGCCGTCTATAGCGGCAAGAGCAAGTCGACCGGAGCGATCGACCCCTATGGCCTCAATCCCGCCATTCCTGCCGGTACGCTCTACACGATCGTCACGCCGTCCCGCACCACGGTCGACGCTCTCGCGGAGATCGACTGGCAGAACTGGCGCTTTGCGATCAACGCGACCAACCTGCTGAACAACCAATATTATGCGTCCTGCCTGGCGCGCGGCGACTGCTTCATGGGCGCGCCGCGCAATGTGATGGGTACGATCGGCTATCGGTTTTGAACGGAGAGAGACTATGCTGAAATGGACAAGCGCCCTGCTGGCGATCGCGTTCCTCCCGGCGCTGGCGCAGGCGCATGAAATCTGGGTCGAGCGCGACGGCGCCGGTCCGGCGCGCATCTATCTGGGCGAACCGGGCGAGGTGCTGCCCGAGGGTGGCGACCCCGAGTTCGAGAAGCTGAAGGCCCCGCGCCTGGTTCCCGCCGGGCAGGCGCCGCAACTGCGCAAGACCGGCTATATCGAGGTGGCCGCGCCTGCGGGCGATGTCCGCGTGACCGATGACAGCGTGTTCGCGCCATGGGGCGAGGAAGGCAAGAAGGAGGGCGTCATCTATTATGCCCGCGCCGGCCGCAACGAGACGAAGGCTGTGTTGCCGCTGGAGATCGTGCCGACCGCGCCGGGCGCCGACAGCTTCATCCTTATCCGCGACGGCAAGCCGGTGGCGGGCGCGAAGCTGACCGCCATCACCCCGGAGAAATGGTCGAGAGCCTTCACCACCGATGCGCAGGGCCGGGTCGCGCTGCCGCTCAAGGACAAGGGGCGCTACATCCTCTCCGCGACGCAGGAGGAGAAAGGCGATCTGAGCCTCACCGGCCAGAAGGTCGCGACCATCTACCATATGACGACGCTCAGTTTCTTCCGCGACTGAGCGCTTTGGCTTGTCCTGATGCGCGCCAACGCGTTCCGGCTGGAGCGCGGTGGCACGCAGGATCCGGCCCAGCTGCGATTTCGCTTTCCAGATCGGTCAAGGTGCGGATTTTGCCGCCTCTTTCGTCCCAGCCTGTGTTGCCTTGCACCAGCAGCCGGCGCCGAAAGAGGATCATTCGACATGACGTCTTCGCTCAAGACCCTTGCGTTCGCGTTGATGCTCGGGGGTGCGGGAGCGGCTCTTGCCGAGCCCGCCAACCTGCCGCCTCCCGGAGGTGAAGCGCCCGTGGCTTTCGACGTGCATGAAGGCACCTCCATGGCCGTGTCGGTTTCGCCGGACGGCAAATGGCTGGCGGTCGACCTTCAGGGCAGCCTGTGGATCATTTCCGCAAAGGGCGGCAGAGCGAAGCGGATCACCGACTATTTCAACGACGCGCGCCAGCCGGTCTGGTCCCCGGACGGCGCACGCCTCGTCTATTTCGCCTATCGCGACGGCAACTATGACCTCTGGACCATCAGGCCCGATGGCAGCGACAGGCGGAAGCTGACCGACGGCGTCTATGATGATCGCGATCCGGTCTTTTCCCCCGACGGCAAGACCATCGCCTTCTCCTCCGACCGCAGCGGCAATTATGACATCTGGACGCTGGACATCGCCACCGGCGCGATGAAGCAGGTCAGCAGCAACCCGCGCGAGGATCGCCTGCCAAGCTGGTCGCCCGATGGTGGCCGCATCGCCTATTCGGGCGCGGAGGGCATGACGAAGAGCGCGATCTACGTCACCAGCCTCGCGACCGGCCAGGAAAGCCTGCTGAAGGAAGTGCAGGGCAGGGCCGACGCGCCATCCTTCGGTCCCGGCGGCCAACTCGCCTATGTCGTCGCGGACGATGCCGGCAGCCACCTGGAAATCGACGGTACGCGGGTCAGTGGGAAGGAGAATGTCTTTCCCTTCCGCATATCCTGGGGGAAGCGGGGCGACTATTATTATGTCTCGGACGGCAAGATCCGGCGGCGCAGCGGAACTGCCCTCGCCACGGTCGATTTTGCCGCCACGCTGGAAGTCGTCCGCCCCAGCTACACCCGCGCAAAGCGCGACTGGGACTCCACCGCGCCGCGCAAGGCGCTGGGCATCGTCCATCCGCATATCTCGCCTGACGGCAGTCGCATCGCGTTCGTCGCGCTGGGCGATCTTTATGTCGTCTCGTCAAACGGCGGGGTGCCGGAAAACCTGACGAAGGATGCCGCGCTGGACGCCGATCCGGCCTGGTCGCCAGACGGGGAGAGCATTGTCTTCAGCTCCGACCGGGTGGGCGGCCTGCCGCAGTTGTGGATCAGGGATCTGGGGACCGGCAAGGACCGGCAACTCACCCATATGGACACGCAGCCGCTGGGCGCGGCCTGGTCGCCCGACGGCACCCGCGTCGCCTTCATCGACGTGGATGGCCGCTGGGGCGTGGCAGGCGTGTGCGTCGTCGACGTCGCCACCGGCAAGGTCACGCGGCTCCAAAGCTCGCTCGGCCAGCCGGGCAGCCCAAGCTGGTCGGCGGATGGCAAATATGTCGCCATCAGCCTGTCCTACAAATATTCCAACAGTTTCCGCGAGGGCACCAATCAGGTCTATGTGATCCCTGCGGACGGCAAGGGCAAAGCCTTCTGGCAGATACCCGAACCCGATATGTCGCTCGACACGCGCAGCGGCAGCGGCCCCGCCTGGTCCCCGGATGGCACGAAAATGGCCGGCATCTATGAGGGGCTGCTCAAGATCTGGCCGGTGGACAAGGATGGCAAGCCACTGGGGCCGGTCCGCAGCTATACCGCCGACACGGCCTTCTACCCGACCTGGACGGCGGACTCAGGCACCATCCTCTATCAGGCGAACGACATGCTGAAGAGGATCGACGTCGCTACCGGGGTAATCGCCGACGTACCGATCGACCTCAGCTATCGCCTTGCCAAACCGAACGGTAGCACCGTCATCCATGTCAGCCATCTGATCGATTCGGTCACCGATGCCACCCAGCATGACAAGGACATCATTATCGAGGGCAATCGCATCGCCGCGATCCGCGACCATGATCCGGGCCTGCATTCGACCGGCCAGTTCGTGGACGGCACCGGTCTTACAGCGATACCGGGCCTGATCGAGTTTCATTCCCACGTCCAGAAGGACTTCGGGTCGAACCTGGAAAAGGCCTGGCTCGCCTACGGTATCACCACGGTGCGCGATCCCGGCACGCAGGTTTACGATGCGGTCGAGGATCGCGAGGCTGCCGAGGCTGGCGTGCGCCTGTCGCCGCGCCTCTATGTCGGGGGGCCGCTGCTCGAATGGCAGCGCGTCTATTACAAGATGGGCGTCGCCGTCTCCAGCCCGGCGCATCTGGAACGCGAGCTGGCCCGCGCCCGGACGCTCAAATATGACATCGTCAAAAGCTATGTCCGGATGCCCGACCTGTACCAGCGCCGCATCGTGGAGGCGGCGCATGCAATGGGCATACCCGTGTCGGGCCATGAAATCTTCCCGGCCGCCTATACCGGAGTCGACGGAACCGAACATCTGGGGGCGACCAGCCGGCGCGGCTATTCGCCCAAGCAGGGACCGGGCGGCATGGCTTATGAGGACGTGATCCAGCTGTTCGGCCGCAGCGGCCGCACACTGACCCCGACAAACTTCGGCGCCTTGACCGGCTATCTGGAGAAGAACCCCGACTATCGCACCGACCCGCGCGTCAACCTCTACCCGAGTTGGGCGCGCGAGACGGTGACCGGGACCAATGACCCGATGGCGATCTTCACCCGGCCGCTGCTCGCCGGTGGTCTGGTGAGTCTCAAGAAAATGTATGACGCAGGCACCCAGGTCGTTGCGGGCACCGACACGATGATCGCGACCAATCTCCATGCGGAGATCGCTTCATACGTGGATGCGGGGCTGACGCCGTTTCAGGCGCTCCAGACCGCGACCGTCAATTCGGCCAAGGCGCTGAACCTGGATGCCGGGACGTTGGAAGCGGGCAAGCTGGCCGATATCGTCCTGCTCGACGGCGATCCGCGCGAGAACATCGCCAACACGTTCAAGGTGCGCAAAGTAGTGGCGAACGGCGTCAGCCACGATGTCGAGCAACTGATCGGCGACGCCGGCAAATAGAACCGATCGCCGCCGGGACGGTCATCCCGGCGGCGATCAGCTACGTTACAGGTCGAACCGGTCCGCGTTCATGACCTTCGTCCAGGCCTTGACGAAATCGGCGACGAACTTGTCGCCTGCATCCGCCGCAGCATAGACCTCCGACAGGGCGCGCAGCTGCGAGTTGGAGCCGAAGGCCAGGTCGGTACGCGTGGCCGTCCATTTCTCCTCGTCGGTCGCGCGGTCGGTACCCACGAAGACCTCATCGCCCCGCGCGCTGACTTCCTTCCACGCCGTGCCCATGTCGAGCAGGTTGACGAAGAAGTCGTTGGTCAGCTGCCCCGGTCGGTCGGTGAACACGCCGTGCGGCGAGCCACCATGATTGGCGCCAAGTACGCGCAGGCCACCCACCAGAACCGTCATTTCCGGCGCACTGAGGCCGAGCAGCTGAGCGCGGTCGATCAGCAGTTCCTCGGTCGGTACGTTGAAACGGACCTGGAGATAGTTGCGGAAGCCATCCGCCCTGGGTTCCAGCGGGGCGAAGCTGTCGGCGTCAGTCTGCTCGTCCGTGGCATCGCCGCGACCGGAGGCGAAGGGGACGCTGATGTCACGGCCAGCCGCCTTCGCGGCCTTCTCGACCCCGACATTGCCGCCCAGCACGATCAGGTCGGCGATGCTCACCCGGCCGCCGAAATCGGCCTTAATCCC is a window from the Sphingobium sp. V4 genome containing:
- a CDS encoding DUF4198 domain-containing protein, with product MLKWTSALLAIAFLPALAQAHEIWVERDGAGPARIYLGEPGEVLPEGGDPEFEKLKAPRLVPAGQAPQLRKTGYIEVAAPAGDVRVTDDSVFAPWGEEGKKEGVIYYARAGRNETKAVLPLEIVPTAPGADSFILIRDGKPVAGAKLTAITPEKWSRAFTTDAQGRVALPLKDKGRYILSATQEEKGDLSLTGQKVATIYHMTTLSFFRD
- a CDS encoding amidohydrolase family protein, with the translated sequence MTSSLKTLAFALMLGGAGAALAEPANLPPPGGEAPVAFDVHEGTSMAVSVSPDGKWLAVDLQGSLWIISAKGGRAKRITDYFNDARQPVWSPDGARLVYFAYRDGNYDLWTIRPDGSDRRKLTDGVYDDRDPVFSPDGKTIAFSSDRSGNYDIWTLDIATGAMKQVSSNPREDRLPSWSPDGGRIAYSGAEGMTKSAIYVTSLATGQESLLKEVQGRADAPSFGPGGQLAYVVADDAGSHLEIDGTRVSGKENVFPFRISWGKRGDYYYVSDGKIRRRSGTALATVDFAATLEVVRPSYTRAKRDWDSTAPRKALGIVHPHISPDGSRIAFVALGDLYVVSSNGGVPENLTKDAALDADPAWSPDGESIVFSSDRVGGLPQLWIRDLGTGKDRQLTHMDTQPLGAAWSPDGTRVAFIDVDGRWGVAGVCVVDVATGKVTRLQSSLGQPGSPSWSADGKYVAISLSYKYSNSFREGTNQVYVIPADGKGKAFWQIPEPDMSLDTRSGSGPAWSPDGTKMAGIYEGLLKIWPVDKDGKPLGPVRSYTADTAFYPTWTADSGTILYQANDMLKRIDVATGVIADVPIDLSYRLAKPNGSTVIHVSHLIDSVTDATQHDKDIIIEGNRIAAIRDHDPGLHSTGQFVDGTGLTAIPGLIEFHSHVQKDFGSNLEKAWLAYGITTVRDPGTQVYDAVEDREAAEAGVRLSPRLYVGGPLLEWQRVYYKMGVAVSSPAHLERELARARTLKYDIVKSYVRMPDLYQRRIVEAAHAMGIPVSGHEIFPAAYTGVDGTEHLGATSRRGYSPKQGPGGMAYEDVIQLFGRSGRTLTPTNFGALTGYLEKNPDYRTDPRVNLYPSWARETVTGTNDPMAIFTRPLLAGGLVSLKKMYDAGTQVVAGTDTMIATNLHAEIASYVDAGLTPFQALQTATVNSAKALNLDAGTLEAGKLADIVLLDGDPRENIANTFKVRKVVANGVSHDVEQLIGDAGK